One region of Diabrotica undecimpunctata isolate CICGRU chromosome 6, icDiaUnde3, whole genome shotgun sequence genomic DNA includes:
- the js gene encoding uncharacterized protein js isoform X2 has translation MINVILILENYSVGPAQNSQTNFSCLGRTTGYYADVDKGCQVYHMCDGLGRQFSYTCPNATLFQQRMLICDHWYMVNCSRATEDYSANLLIGQRNRKFLEDSETLHILRTPRPDLLVAPSNRTEYNIVYRTGEQNLSPRDFVGVESEDESVTDQPTYFPPSSWSTQIIKQTSTPEPFTNDLNENTNLSNAQRRTNSQARGKAINFSSNKNRNNLLGNNKSNFKATTPVYPQTIEDTTQSPNNIGLFPPVQLANKKIDTLPENELSLELLPPAIDPDLFSRQDNSASTIKVNFPSNYKATTPQYPSEDELTKALREKLEGSNDNEQSQFKVNFKSNFKATTPVYPNLVDPTSVDPDQLGILPPQGNVVNFHSNFKATTPQYPTSVDNTSPQPDEAGLLPPREVEQLSSQDNKDPSIRVNFESNFKATTPNYPSFVDQTSVNPADAGLLPPNGDEDNTDQVIINFQSNFKATTPQYPNYVDPTSPDPNDAGLLPPNNKDKNNENVKVNENIHVNFESNFKATTPQYPSYVDPTSPNPNDIGLLPPKEASRVAFKSKFRATTPNYPTSVETTSANPYDVGLVPPLDTIVNFHSDYKATTPNYPTFVESTSPDPQQAGLLAPQPENLLGLINPIKNQRPKDSEFSNNWSVPSKFYQPPSIDSDSNVDEEELQEIPGIKLLNFMKSFNNAQWQELRQAFRIPEYDFPLDDATRPSYDSVVNSFEPVSVKK, from the exons AACTCGCAGACAAATTTTTCATGTTTGGGTCGCACAACTGGATACTATGCAGATGTTGATAAAGGATGTCAG GTTTACCATATGTGCGACGGTCTTGGAAGACAATTCAGCTATACTTGCCCAAATGCCACACTATTTCAACAACGGATGTTGATTTGTGATCATTGGTATATGGTGAACTGCAGCAGAGCCACTGAAGATTACAGCGCCAATCTTCTCATAGGTCAGAGAAACCGAAAATTTTTGGAAGACTCAGAAACGTTGCACATTTTAAGAACTCCTCGTCCCGATTTGCTTGTTGCACCATCGAACAGAACAGAATATAATATAGTATACCG aaccgGTGAGCAAAATCTATCACCCAGAGACTTCGTAGGAGTTGAAAGCGAAGATGAGAGTGTTACTGATCAACCCACCTATTTCCCTCCAAGTTCCTGGTCTACACAAATAATTAAACAGACGTCAACTCCAGAACCATTTACCAATGACTTAAACGAGAATACTAATTTATCAAACGCGCAACGAAGAACAAATTCTCAAGCGAGGGGAAAGGCCATTAACTTCtcatccaataaaaata GGAACAACTTGTTAGGCAACAATAAATCCAATTTCAAAGCCACAACTCCAGTTTATCCTCAAACTATAGAAGATACAACTCAGTCTCCAAATAATATTGGATTATTCCCACCAGTTcaattggcaaataaaaaaatagatacgTTACCAGAAAACGAATTATCACTTGAACTTTTACCACCTGCTATAGATCCAGATCTTTTCAGTAGACAAGATAATTCGGCCAGCACGATTAAAGTTAACTTTCCATCTAATTACAAAGCCACAACACCGCAATATCCATCAGAAGATGAACTAACCAAAGCACTTCGCGAAAAACTAGAAGGATCTAACGATAACGAACAAAGTCaatttaaagttaattttaaatcCAACTTTAAAGCTACTACACCAGTATATCCTAATCTAGTAGATCCTACAAGTGTAGACCCAGACCAATTAGGAATTCTTCCACCACAAGGAAATGTTGTAAACTTTCATTCAAATTTCAAAGCGACAACTCCTCAATATCCCACATCAGTTGATAATACTAGTCCTCAACCCGATGAAGCTGGTTTACTCCCACCAAGAGAAGTTGAACAACTTTCCTCACAAGATAATAAAGATCCTTCCATACGTGTAAATTTTGAATCAAATTTCAAAGCTACTACTCCTAATTATCCTTCTTTCGTAGATCAGACCAGTGTTAATCCCGCTGATGCTGGATTGTTACCTCCTAACGGTGATGAAGATAATACCGACCAGGTTATAATAAATTTTCAGTCAAATTTTAAAGCAACAACGCCACAATATCCCAATTATGTAGATCCCACTAGTCCTGATCCCAACGATGCTGGATTATTACCCCCAAACAACAAAGACAAAAACAATGAAAATGTTAAGGTTAATGAAAACATTCATGTAAATTTTGAATCAAATTTCAAAGCAACAACTCCCCAATATCCTTCTTATGTCGATCCTACAAGTCCAAACCCGAATGATATTGGACTGCTTCCACCTAAAGAAGCTAGCAGGGTTGCATTTAAATCTAAATTTAGAGCTACAACTCCTAATTATCCCACTTCCGTTGAAACAACAAGCGCTAACCCATACGATGTAGGTTTAGTTCCACCGCTAGATACAATCGTTAATTTTCACTCAGACTACAAAGCCACTACTCCTAATTACCCTACTTTTGTAGAGTCAACCAGTCCTGATCCACAACAAGCGGGCTTGCTAGCACCTCAGCCAGAAAATCTATTAGGTTTAATCAATCCTATTAAAAATCAAAGACCAAAGGATAGCGAGTTTTCGAACAATTGGTCTGTGCCATCGAAATTTTACCAACCACCAAGTATAGATTCTGATTCTAATGTAGACGAAGAAGAACTACAAGAAATACCTGGAATTAAACTTTTGAACTTCATGAAATCATTTAATAATGCCCAGTGGCAAGAACTGAGGCAAGCATTCCGAATCCCAGAATATGATTTTCCCTTGGACGACGCCACGAGGCCAAGTTACGATAGTGTTGTGAATTCTTTTGAACCAGTATCCGTTAAAAAGTGA
- the js gene encoding uncharacterized protein js isoform X1: MCDSPRNMLWVFLIGTLVIFGGFNNAQQNSQTNFSCLGRTTGYYADVDKGCQVYHMCDGLGRQFSYTCPNATLFQQRMLICDHWYMVNCSRATEDYSANLLIGQRNRKFLEDSETLHILRTPRPDLLVAPSNRTEYNIVYRTGEQNLSPRDFVGVESEDESVTDQPTYFPPSSWSTQIIKQTSTPEPFTNDLNENTNLSNAQRRTNSQARGKAINFSSNKNRNNLLGNNKSNFKATTPVYPQTIEDTTQSPNNIGLFPPVQLANKKIDTLPENELSLELLPPAIDPDLFSRQDNSASTIKVNFPSNYKATTPQYPSEDELTKALREKLEGSNDNEQSQFKVNFKSNFKATTPVYPNLVDPTSVDPDQLGILPPQGNVVNFHSNFKATTPQYPTSVDNTSPQPDEAGLLPPREVEQLSSQDNKDPSIRVNFESNFKATTPNYPSFVDQTSVNPADAGLLPPNGDEDNTDQVIINFQSNFKATTPQYPNYVDPTSPDPNDAGLLPPNNKDKNNENVKVNENIHVNFESNFKATTPQYPSYVDPTSPNPNDIGLLPPKEASRVAFKSKFRATTPNYPTSVETTSANPYDVGLVPPLDTIVNFHSDYKATTPNYPTFVESTSPDPQQAGLLAPQPENLLGLINPIKNQRPKDSEFSNNWSVPSKFYQPPSIDSDSNVDEEELQEIPGIKLLNFMKSFNNAQWQELRQAFRIPEYDFPLDDATRPSYDSVVNSFEPVSVKK; this comes from the exons AACTCGCAGACAAATTTTTCATGTTTGGGTCGCACAACTGGATACTATGCAGATGTTGATAAAGGATGTCAG GTTTACCATATGTGCGACGGTCTTGGAAGACAATTCAGCTATACTTGCCCAAATGCCACACTATTTCAACAACGGATGTTGATTTGTGATCATTGGTATATGGTGAACTGCAGCAGAGCCACTGAAGATTACAGCGCCAATCTTCTCATAGGTCAGAGAAACCGAAAATTTTTGGAAGACTCAGAAACGTTGCACATTTTAAGAACTCCTCGTCCCGATTTGCTTGTTGCACCATCGAACAGAACAGAATATAATATAGTATACCG aaccgGTGAGCAAAATCTATCACCCAGAGACTTCGTAGGAGTTGAAAGCGAAGATGAGAGTGTTACTGATCAACCCACCTATTTCCCTCCAAGTTCCTGGTCTACACAAATAATTAAACAGACGTCAACTCCAGAACCATTTACCAATGACTTAAACGAGAATACTAATTTATCAAACGCGCAACGAAGAACAAATTCTCAAGCGAGGGGAAAGGCCATTAACTTCtcatccaataaaaata GGAACAACTTGTTAGGCAACAATAAATCCAATTTCAAAGCCACAACTCCAGTTTATCCTCAAACTATAGAAGATACAACTCAGTCTCCAAATAATATTGGATTATTCCCACCAGTTcaattggcaaataaaaaaatagatacgTTACCAGAAAACGAATTATCACTTGAACTTTTACCACCTGCTATAGATCCAGATCTTTTCAGTAGACAAGATAATTCGGCCAGCACGATTAAAGTTAACTTTCCATCTAATTACAAAGCCACAACACCGCAATATCCATCAGAAGATGAACTAACCAAAGCACTTCGCGAAAAACTAGAAGGATCTAACGATAACGAACAAAGTCaatttaaagttaattttaaatcCAACTTTAAAGCTACTACACCAGTATATCCTAATCTAGTAGATCCTACAAGTGTAGACCCAGACCAATTAGGAATTCTTCCACCACAAGGAAATGTTGTAAACTTTCATTCAAATTTCAAAGCGACAACTCCTCAATATCCCACATCAGTTGATAATACTAGTCCTCAACCCGATGAAGCTGGTTTACTCCCACCAAGAGAAGTTGAACAACTTTCCTCACAAGATAATAAAGATCCTTCCATACGTGTAAATTTTGAATCAAATTTCAAAGCTACTACTCCTAATTATCCTTCTTTCGTAGATCAGACCAGTGTTAATCCCGCTGATGCTGGATTGTTACCTCCTAACGGTGATGAAGATAATACCGACCAGGTTATAATAAATTTTCAGTCAAATTTTAAAGCAACAACGCCACAATATCCCAATTATGTAGATCCCACTAGTCCTGATCCCAACGATGCTGGATTATTACCCCCAAACAACAAAGACAAAAACAATGAAAATGTTAAGGTTAATGAAAACATTCATGTAAATTTTGAATCAAATTTCAAAGCAACAACTCCCCAATATCCTTCTTATGTCGATCCTACAAGTCCAAACCCGAATGATATTGGACTGCTTCCACCTAAAGAAGCTAGCAGGGTTGCATTTAAATCTAAATTTAGAGCTACAACTCCTAATTATCCCACTTCCGTTGAAACAACAAGCGCTAACCCATACGATGTAGGTTTAGTTCCACCGCTAGATACAATCGTTAATTTTCACTCAGACTACAAAGCCACTACTCCTAATTACCCTACTTTTGTAGAGTCAACCAGTCCTGATCCACAACAAGCGGGCTTGCTAGCACCTCAGCCAGAAAATCTATTAGGTTTAATCAATCCTATTAAAAATCAAAGACCAAAGGATAGCGAGTTTTCGAACAATTGGTCTGTGCCATCGAAATTTTACCAACCACCAAGTATAGATTCTGATTCTAATGTAGACGAAGAAGAACTACAAGAAATACCTGGAATTAAACTTTTGAACTTCATGAAATCATTTAATAATGCCCAGTGGCAAGAACTGAGGCAAGCATTCCGAATCCCAGAATATGATTTTCCCTTGGACGACGCCACGAGGCCAAGTTACGATAGTGTTGTGAATTCTTTTGAACCAGTATCCGTTAAAAAGTGA